The proteins below come from a single Fodinicola acaciae genomic window:
- a CDS encoding helix-turn-helix domain-containing protein, which yields MSIEWSQTVVERARAHAALGEPARLAIVDRLLVGDASPTEISRALELPSNLLAHHLKLLEQAGLVARCRSEGDQRRTYLRLNLDTLINLGAFGPTGGRTAPRVVFVCTRNSARSPLAAALWKGRSRVPVASAGIDPAERVDPRALDVAAAHGLSLTVRTRHVGAVVRADDLVVAVCDAAHEQLDSLLAVPSDRLHWSVPDPAGAGTQDAFELALSDLTARIDRLVPVVQLPRSP from the coding sequence ATGTCTATTGAGTGGTCTCAGACGGTGGTGGAGCGGGCGCGGGCGCACGCGGCGCTGGGCGAGCCGGCCCGGCTGGCGATCGTCGACCGGCTGCTGGTCGGGGACGCGTCGCCGACCGAGATCAGCCGCGCCCTGGAGTTGCCAAGCAACCTGCTGGCGCACCATCTCAAGTTGCTCGAGCAGGCCGGTCTCGTGGCCCGGTGCCGCTCCGAAGGCGACCAGCGGCGTACCTACCTGCGGCTGAACTTGGACACCCTGATCAACCTGGGCGCGTTCGGCCCGACTGGAGGGCGGACGGCGCCGCGGGTGGTGTTCGTATGCACCCGCAACTCCGCTCGCTCACCGTTGGCGGCGGCGCTGTGGAAGGGCCGCAGTCGGGTGCCGGTCGCCTCGGCGGGCATCGACCCGGCTGAGCGGGTGGATCCGCGGGCGCTGGACGTGGCTGCCGCACATGGACTGTCCCTGACCGTACGTACCCGGCACGTCGGCGCGGTCGTCCGCGCCGATGATTTGGTGGTCGCGGTCTGCGACGCGGCGCATGAACAGCTTGACTCGCTCCTGGCCGTACCCAGCGATCGGCTGCACTGGTCGGTTCCAGATCCCGCCGGCGCCGGCACTCAGGACGCGTTCGAGTTGGCGCTGAGTGATCTCACCGCCCGGATCGATCGGCTGGTGCCCGTCGTCCAACTACCCAGGAGCCCATGA
- a CDS encoding DoxX family protein: MSTIPKNNSESVAHTPVRASSIGVWILQVVLAATIAGGGISKLAGDPVMVDMFADIGAGQWLRYLVGALEVAGGVGLLIPALAGLASLGLAALLTGAVITDQFVLEQSPWLPLACLVVAAVIARARWSRTEAVVGTLLRH, encoded by the coding sequence ATGAGCACCATCCCCAAGAACAACTCGGAATCCGTTGCGCACACGCCCGTGCGGGCGAGCAGCATCGGCGTCTGGATTCTGCAAGTCGTGCTGGCGGCGACAATCGCCGGCGGCGGAATCTCGAAGCTCGCCGGCGACCCGGTCATGGTGGACATGTTCGCCGACATCGGGGCTGGCCAGTGGCTGCGATACCTGGTCGGAGCGCTGGAGGTCGCGGGAGGGGTTGGACTTCTGATCCCGGCTCTGGCGGGCCTGGCCAGTCTCGGGTTGGCGGCATTGCTGACCGGTGCTGTCATCACTGATCAGTTCGTGCTCGAGCAGAGCCCTTGGCTGCCGCTCGCCTGTCTCGTCGTGGCGGCCGTGATCGCAAGGGCGCGGTGGTCGCGCACCGAGGCCGTCGTCGGCACGCTGCTCAGGCACTGA
- a CDS encoding ABC transporter permease: MSATSAEQASAPVTEDALRGVLVAGERPPRPGPVSTSLTFGWRALLKIKHVPEQLVDVTMFPIMFTLMFTYLFGGALAGSTREYLQFLLPGILVQANVMITMNTGITLNTDIQKGVFDRFRSLPVWRPSPLVGALLGDLVRYSIGSAIVIMLGLVLGFRPEGGAVGVVLSVVLLLVFSFCLSWLWTMLSLILRTPNSVAGISMMVMFPLTFVSNIFVDPKTMPGWMQAVVEVNPITRLATVVRGLMNGSVPAGEIGWVLVWSVLLVAVFGPITMVLYRKKK, encoded by the coding sequence ATGAGTGCCACGTCCGCGGAGCAGGCGTCCGCGCCGGTCACCGAGGACGCGCTGCGCGGTGTGCTCGTGGCCGGTGAGCGCCCGCCCCGACCCGGTCCGGTGAGCACCTCGTTGACGTTCGGCTGGCGCGCCCTCCTGAAGATCAAGCACGTGCCCGAGCAACTCGTCGACGTGACCATGTTCCCGATCATGTTCACGTTGATGTTCACCTACCTGTTCGGCGGCGCGCTCGCCGGGTCGACGCGGGAATACCTGCAGTTCCTATTGCCGGGCATCCTGGTGCAGGCGAACGTCATGATCACCATGAACACTGGCATTACGCTGAACACCGACATTCAGAAAGGCGTTTTCGACAGGTTCAGGTCGCTCCCGGTGTGGCGACCGTCCCCGCTGGTCGGCGCCCTGCTCGGCGATCTGGTGCGCTACTCGATCGGGTCGGCGATCGTCATCATGCTCGGCCTGGTCCTAGGGTTCCGGCCGGAGGGTGGCGCCGTCGGCGTGGTGCTCTCGGTGGTGCTGCTGCTGGTGTTCTCGTTCTGCCTGTCGTGGCTGTGGACGATGCTCAGCCTGATCCTGCGCACGCCGAACTCGGTGGCGGGGATCAGCATGATGGTGATGTTCCCACTGACGTTCGTGAGCAACATCTTCGTGGACCCGAAGACGATGCCCGGGTGGATGCAGGCGGTCGTCGAGGTCAACCCGATCACCCGCCTGGCGACCGTGGTACGCGGCCTGATGAACGGCTCGGTGCCCGCCGGGGAAATCGGCTGGGTGCTCGTGTGGTCCGTACTTCTCGTCGCGGTCTTCGGTCCCATCACCATGGTCCTCTACCGCAAGAAGAAATAG
- a CDS encoding pentapeptide repeat-containing protein: protein MPVNDDPAEAVPGADDGQPSQDRSGHGQAVAAALRPDSIGRRPARLKAAPSPSPSAASVDADSRIPSVGANGVKGGRVTGGAWKAYAPFPNSTVAAIHEARAGVIGFASMSCLTCVFDRGIGMSRRTAVIAIAVACLLGVVVIVCLAVLPGWLYPSLTTAELHAVTGASDRIQLQQTQAQLQNGVRASLLQTFAGLLVVIGAAATWWQVRVNREGQITERFTRAIEHVGSDNMDIRIGGIYALERIARNSSNDRRTVQFILGAFIRNHAPWHVGMVNGPVHPTVEVDERPWLQFRAADLQAAAIVLARAMFAVNRMSTAEPGGAELYLSRVDLRGLQVSHGHFTDVHFRYANLARSWLRGCRFDRSDFTRADLRRTWLEGASFAKADLTGAYLAGANLRNADLRAATVCGTDFSGCDLTGAELIDAHADAATRWPTEFDAERLAAAGVHVRS from the coding sequence GTGCCCGTCAACGACGACCCAGCAGAGGCTGTTCCGGGCGCCGACGACGGCCAGCCGTCGCAAGATCGCTCCGGCCACGGCCAGGCGGTCGCCGCCGCGCTCAGGCCCGACAGTATCGGCCGGCGTCCCGCTCGGCTCAAGGCCGCGCCTAGCCCCTCACCGTCCGCCGCGTCTGTCGACGCTGACTCCCGCATCCCATCGGTCGGCGCGAACGGGGTGAAAGGCGGCCGGGTGACAGGCGGCGCATGGAAGGCATACGCACCCTTTCCCAACTCGACCGTCGCGGCCATCCATGAGGCGAGAGCCGGTGTCATAGGGTTCGCGTCAATGAGTTGCCTGACATGTGTCTTCGATCGGGGGATCGGCATGAGTCGTCGTACGGCCGTCATCGCTATCGCCGTTGCGTGCCTGCTCGGAGTGGTCGTCATTGTCTGCCTCGCTGTCCTGCCTGGATGGCTCTACCCCTCCCTAACCACGGCAGAGCTGCATGCTGTTACGGGGGCGTCTGATCGTATCCAGCTCCAGCAGACGCAGGCGCAACTGCAAAACGGCGTCCGCGCCAGTCTCCTTCAGACTTTCGCGGGTCTGTTGGTGGTGATCGGCGCCGCTGCTACCTGGTGGCAGGTACGGGTGAACAGGGAAGGGCAGATCACCGAACGTTTCACCCGGGCCATCGAACACGTTGGCAGCGACAACATGGATATCAGAATTGGCGGCATTTACGCGCTAGAGCGCATCGCCCGGAATTCGTCCAATGATCGCCGCACGGTCCAATTCATCCTGGGCGCGTTTATTCGCAATCATGCGCCATGGCACGTCGGCATGGTGAACGGCCCTGTCCATCCCACTGTCGAGGTAGATGAGCGTCCTTGGTTGCAGTTTCGAGCGGCTGACCTGCAGGCCGCGGCGATCGTGCTGGCTCGAGCGATGTTCGCGGTCAATCGCATGTCGACGGCGGAGCCGGGAGGTGCCGAACTGTACCTGTCACGCGTCGATCTACGTGGGCTCCAGGTCAGCCACGGCCACTTCACTGATGTCCATTTCCGATACGCGAATCTGGCCCGATCCTGGCTACGTGGCTGCCGGTTCGACCGAAGCGACTTTACCCGGGCCGATCTGCGCAGGACCTGGCTGGAAGGCGCTTCGTTCGCGAAAGCCGATCTGACCGGCGCCTACCTTGCGGGAGCGAACCTGCGAAACGCCGATCTTCGTGCGGCGACAGTGTGCGGCACCGACTTCAGTGGCTGCGATCTGACCGGAGCCGAGCTGATCGACGCCCACGCCGATGCGGCAACGCGCTGGCCCACCGAGTTCGACGCGGAGCGACTCGCGGCGGCAGGAGTCCATGTCCGAAGCTGA
- a CDS encoding ATP-binding cassette domain-containing protein encodes MGKFAIETRGLKKSFGKTHAVAGVDLAVSAGGVYGVLGPNGAGKTTTIRMLATLLRPDAGEAQVLGYDVVRDARSVRTRVSLTGQFASVDEDLTGVENLLLLARLLGYSRPRGRRRAADLLDAFGLAEAADRQVKKYSGGMRRRIDIAASLVVPPELIFLDEPTTGLDPRSRNQVWEIVRGLVAEGTTVLLTTQYLDEADQLADRIAVIDRGKVIAEGSSGQLKASVGAGSLHVRLRAPEQRAEAERVLAAALEVPAEPSADPVALSARISDPERVARALAELSRGGIDVTEFALGQPSLDEVFLALTGHAAEETPEEDAA; translated from the coding sequence ATGGGAAAGTTCGCGATCGAGACGAGAGGGTTGAAGAAGAGCTTCGGCAAGACCCACGCGGTCGCCGGTGTGGATCTAGCCGTGAGCGCCGGTGGCGTGTACGGCGTGCTCGGCCCGAACGGGGCGGGCAAGACCACCACGATCCGCATGCTCGCCACGCTCCTGCGCCCCGACGCCGGAGAGGCGCAAGTGCTCGGCTACGACGTCGTGCGTGATGCGCGTTCGGTACGGACCCGGGTGAGCCTTACCGGGCAGTTCGCGTCGGTCGATGAGGATCTCACCGGGGTGGAGAACCTGTTGCTGCTCGCCAGGCTGCTCGGCTACTCGCGCCCGCGGGGCAGGCGGCGAGCGGCCGACCTGCTCGACGCGTTCGGTCTTGCCGAGGCGGCCGACCGGCAGGTGAAGAAGTACTCCGGCGGGATGCGCCGGCGCATCGACATCGCAGCGAGCCTGGTCGTCCCCCCGGAACTGATCTTCCTCGACGAGCCGACCACCGGGCTCGACCCGCGCAGCAGGAACCAGGTGTGGGAGATCGTCAGGGGTTTGGTCGCCGAAGGCACCACCGTGTTGTTGACCACGCAGTACCTCGACGAGGCCGACCAGCTGGCCGACCGCATCGCGGTGATCGACCGCGGGAAGGTCATCGCCGAGGGCTCCAGCGGCCAGCTCAAGGCATCGGTTGGCGCCGGCTCGCTGCACGTACGGCTACGTGCGCCCGAGCAGCGGGCCGAGGCAGAGCGGGTCCTCGCCGCCGCGCTGGAGGTGCCGGCCGAGCCGTCCGCCGACCCGGTCGCGCTGTCCGCGCGGATCTCCGACCCCGAGCGGGTCGCCCGCGCCCTGGCCGAGCTATCCCGCGGCGGCATCGACGTCACCGAGTTCGCACTCGGTCAGCCGAGCCTGGACGAGGTGTTTCTCGCCCTGACCGGTCACGCCGCCGAGGAGACACCCGAGGAGGATGCCGCATGA
- a CDS encoding arsenate reductase ArsC, with the protein MSHTFDRGDLSIDQNLALRTAARRLGEEFAGTFAAETIERFLCTSYDQFATRTTVPNFLPLLAERFARQRLHALARVEQRTTDGRPVVLFLCVHNAGRSQMALGFFTHYAGEGAVAWSGGSEPGQQINPVAVEAMRERGIDITAEFPKPWTDEIVRAADVVVTMGCGDACPVFPGKRYLDWELDDPAGQGIEDVRPICDEIERRVRSLLADLDVPVRS; encoded by the coding sequence ATGAGTCATACCTTCGATCGCGGTGATCTGAGCATCGACCAAAATCTCGCACTGCGTACCGCCGCGCGTCGGCTTGGCGAGGAGTTTGCCGGCACCTTCGCCGCCGAGACCATCGAACGGTTCCTGTGCACCAGCTACGACCAGTTCGCCACCCGTACCACGGTCCCGAATTTTCTGCCGCTGCTGGCGGAACGTTTTGCCCGGCAACGCCTGCATGCCCTGGCCCGCGTCGAGCAGCGAACCACCGACGGGCGGCCGGTCGTGTTGTTCTTGTGCGTCCACAACGCTGGCCGTAGCCAAATGGCGCTCGGCTTTTTCACTCATTACGCCGGCGAGGGCGCCGTCGCTTGGTCGGGTGGTTCCGAACCCGGCCAGCAGATCAATCCGGTCGCCGTCGAGGCGATGCGCGAACGCGGCATCGATATCACCGCCGAATTCCCGAAACCCTGGACCGACGAAATCGTCCGGGCCGCCGACGTGGTGGTCACGATGGGCTGTGGCGATGCCTGTCCGGTGTTTCCGGGCAAACGCTATCTGGACTGGGAGCTGGATGATCCGGCCGGCCAGGGCATCGAGGATGTACGGCCGATCTGCGATGAGATCGAGCGCCGCGTCCGCAGTCTGCTGGCCGACCTGGACGTCCCGGTCCGGTCATGA
- a CDS encoding methyltransferase domain-containing protein, whose protein sequence is MEENFGASSYGAGDRDALPAEAVAASLGCGNPTAVAELREGERVLDLGSGGGIDVLLSARRVGPTGKAYGLDMTDEMLALAVANAARAGASNVEFLKGTIEAIPLPAHTIDVVISNCVINLSVDKPAVFAETFRVLVSGGRTVSLTWSPRTRCQPRNGRPATPTSAVSPAH, encoded by the coding sequence GTGGAGGAGAACTTCGGCGCCTCGTCGTACGGAGCCGGTGACCGGGACGCGTTGCCCGCCGAGGCGGTGGCCGCGTCGCTGGGCTGCGGGAACCCGACCGCCGTGGCCGAACTGCGCGAGGGTGAGCGGGTGCTGGACCTGGGCTCTGGCGGCGGGATCGACGTGCTCTTGTCGGCGCGCCGGGTCGGGCCGACCGGCAAGGCGTACGGGTTGGACATGACCGACGAGATGCTGGCCCTGGCGGTGGCGAACGCGGCGAGAGCCGGGGCGAGCAACGTGGAGTTCCTGAAGGGCACGATCGAGGCGATCCCGCTGCCGGCGCACACCATCGACGTGGTGATCTCCAACTGCGTGATCAACCTGTCCGTGGACAAGCCCGCCGTGTTCGCCGAAACCTTCCGGGTCCTTGTATCCGGCGGCCGGACGGTGTCGCTGACGTGGTCGCCGAGAACACGCTGTCAGCCCAGGAACGGGCGACCCGCGACTCCTACGTCGGCTGTATCGCCGGCGCACTGA
- a CDS encoding PadR family transcriptional regulator, with the protein MSATKLLVLGIVHLSGGAHGYQVRSELQSWGAESWAKIKPGSVYHALKKAAADGLLTEHAEPGNSGPERVLYRATARGRDEMVELVRDGLRRTHDPDMLNASIAMLPMLTRTDAIAQVNERVGRLEAELVEQAKWREHPNRDAPEHVRDQAELWAGQARTELEWAKSLSKRLSEGAYTMADDPGSWRTVPDPLKMHL; encoded by the coding sequence ATGTCGGCGACGAAGCTCCTGGTACTCGGTATCGTGCACCTCTCCGGCGGCGCGCATGGCTACCAGGTGCGGTCCGAACTGCAGAGCTGGGGTGCGGAGAGTTGGGCCAAGATCAAGCCCGGCTCGGTTTATCACGCGCTGAAGAAGGCGGCGGCCGATGGCCTCCTCACCGAGCACGCCGAGCCGGGCAACTCCGGGCCGGAGCGCGTTCTGTACCGCGCGACAGCTCGGGGACGTGACGAGATGGTCGAACTGGTCCGCGACGGTCTGCGGCGCACCCACGACCCGGACATGCTTAACGCGTCCATTGCCATGTTGCCCATGCTGACCAGGACAGATGCCATCGCGCAGGTTAACGAGCGGGTCGGGCGCCTGGAAGCGGAGCTCGTAGAGCAGGCCAAGTGGCGGGAGCACCCCAATAGGGACGCCCCCGAGCACGTCCGCGATCAGGCCGAACTTTGGGCGGGACAGGCACGCACCGAACTGGAGTGGGCGAAGAGCCTGAGCAAACGACTGTCTGAGGGCGCTTACACCATGGCCGATGATCCGGGTTCGTGGCGAACGGTCCCCGATCCCCTCAAGATGCACCTCTAA
- a CDS encoding alpha/beta fold hydrolase produces the protein MNEMAFRVTSNDGTTIAYDRKGSGPAVVLVGGGLDDGAENARLVPALAEHFTVYNYARRGRGASGFTEPYAVEREIEDLDALIAEAGGSAHLFGASSGGALALEAAAAGSAIDTIAVWEVPYAVGDDIRPRFEEYIADTRRAFDAGRDEEVLELFMRMTGASDDNIAARKTAGKQTAHWADSVALAPTLVHDSVFLNRYQLPADRLATVTQPVLVTTGGPITVPYMAGLPSDFFDRAADELADLLPHAQRETLEGPDHVVDPQTVGPLLLRFFSSEH, from the coding sequence ATGAACGAGATGGCCTTTCGCGTGACATCAAACGATGGCACCACCATCGCCTACGACCGGAAGGGAAGCGGCCCGGCTGTCGTCCTGGTAGGCGGCGGACTGGACGACGGAGCCGAGAACGCTCGCTTGGTACCTGCTCTCGCCGAGCACTTCACGGTTTACAACTATGCCCGTCGGGGACGCGGCGCGAGCGGCTTCACCGAGCCCTACGCCGTGGAAAGGGAGATCGAAGACCTGGATGCGTTGATCGCGGAGGCGGGCGGCTCGGCACACCTGTTCGGGGCGTCCTCAGGTGGCGCGCTGGCGCTGGAAGCCGCCGCGGCAGGGTCAGCCATCGACACGATCGCCGTGTGGGAGGTGCCCTACGCGGTCGGGGACGACATACGCCCGCGATTCGAGGAGTACATCGCAGACACCCGACGCGCCTTCGACGCCGGGCGAGACGAGGAGGTTCTCGAACTGTTCATGCGCATGACCGGCGCCTCCGACGACAACATCGCGGCCAGGAAAACGGCAGGCAAGCAGACGGCGCATTGGGCGGATTCGGTCGCCCTCGCGCCCACGCTGGTCCACGACAGCGTCTTCCTCAACCGCTACCAATTGCCGGCCGATCGACTGGCAACGGTCACCCAACCGGTCCTGGTCACCACCGGAGGACCGATCACGGTCCCCTACATGGCAGGCCTGCCCTCGGACTTCTTCGACCGCGCGGCCGACGAGCTCGCAGACCTACTACCCCACGCTCAACGGGAGACCCTCGAGGGGCCGGATCACGTCGTCGACCCACAGACCGTCGGCCCGTTGTTGCTACGGTTCTTCAGCAGCGAACACTGA
- a CDS encoding DinB family protein encodes MDRACATFHRLTDGAGRDELRRRSDGTRWTNRQLLFHMLLGFLILPALLMLIQVFSRFPDRVSRRFAWLLDAGTVPFDAVNFAGSWLAGSILPRRWMTGLFDRTIRASHRRLDRETAEDLARGMHYPTRWDPFFRDYMTTADLYRFGVQHFDFHHEQLTLSPTR; translated from the coding sequence ATGGATCGGGCATGCGCGACGTTCCACCGGCTGACGGACGGCGCCGGTCGCGATGAGCTGCGCCGCCGGTCGGACGGCACTCGGTGGACCAACCGGCAGCTGTTGTTCCACATGCTGCTCGGCTTCCTGATCCTGCCCGCCCTGCTGATGCTTATCCAGGTCTTCAGCCGGTTCCCGGACCGCGTCAGTCGCCGGTTCGCGTGGCTGCTGGACGCCGGCACGGTTCCGTTCGACGCGGTGAACTTCGCCGGCTCCTGGCTGGCCGGTAGCATCCTGCCCCGGCGCTGGATGACCGGCCTGTTCGACCGTACGATCCGCGCGTCCCACCGCCGCCTGGACCGCGAAACCGCGGAGGATCTGGCCCGAGGCATGCATTACCCCACCCGGTGGGATCCGTTCTTCCGCGACTACATGACCACCGCCGACCTCTACCGCTTCGGTGTCCAGCACTTCGACTTCCACCACGAGCAGCTCACCCTCAGCCCGACGCGCTGA
- a CDS encoding MIP/aquaporin family protein: MAVTDLPAGAIRPPAGSTRRPMARAVAAEFLGSLLLTAVVVGSGIAAQHLSPNDIGLQLAENAAATGAGLYALILMFAPISGAHFNPAVSLAAALLGQLSWRYAAAYFPAQVLGCFTGAVLANVMFGGRPVSISITSRATLPHGISEVVATAGLLLVIFSLTRTGRGQYAPAAVGAYIGAAYFFTSSTSFANPAITVGRIFSDTFAGIAPTSAPAYVLAQLVGTAVAVATIRAIYPAAK; this comes from the coding sequence ATGGCCGTCACCGACCTGCCCGCCGGGGCGATCCGACCCCCAGCCGGTTCGACCCGGCGACCGATGGCGCGGGCGGTCGCGGCCGAATTCCTCGGCAGCCTGCTGCTCACCGCCGTCGTGGTCGGCTCCGGCATCGCCGCCCAACACCTCTCCCCGAACGACATCGGGTTGCAGTTGGCCGAAAACGCCGCCGCCACCGGCGCCGGCCTGTACGCGCTGATCCTGATGTTCGCGCCGATCAGCGGCGCGCATTTCAACCCAGCCGTCTCGCTCGCCGCCGCCCTGCTCGGTCAGCTGTCCTGGCGCTACGCAGCCGCGTACTTCCCCGCCCAGGTCTTGGGATGTTTCACCGGCGCGGTGCTGGCCAACGTCATGTTCGGCGGTAGACCGGTCAGCATCAGCATCACCAGCCGGGCCACTTTGCCGCACGGCATCTCCGAAGTCGTCGCCACCGCCGGCCTGCTCCTGGTGATCTTTTCCCTCACCCGTACCGGCCGCGGCCAGTACGCTCCGGCTGCGGTCGGCGCCTACATCGGTGCCGCGTACTTCTTCACCAGCTCCACGAGCTTCGCTAACCCCGCCATCACTGTCGGCCGCATCTTCAGCGACACCTTCGCGGGCATCGCGCCAACCTCCGCGCCGGCCTACGTTCTCGCGCAGCTCGTCGGCACCGCTGTCGCCGTCGCGACGATCCGGGCCATATACCCGGCCGCCAAATAG